Proteins encoded together in one Myxocyprinus asiaticus isolate MX2 ecotype Aquarium Trade chromosome 9, UBuf_Myxa_2, whole genome shotgun sequence window:
- the brdt gene encoding bromodomain testis-specific protein isoform X3, with the protein MSYVKPPHHFIMNGNPPPPEYKNPKKPGRLTNQLQYLEKVVIKALWRHHFSWPFRQPVDAVRLNLPDYYSIIKNPMDLSTIKKRLENNYYWKAMECVEDFNTMFTNCYVYNRPGDDIVLMAQALEKHFLDKVSQMPQDECEISALTSKAPVKAGRKPAGLKMRPQSPVSEVVFQQTVTVIPPDALHTIPSAPLSAQLTAKLKNGVKRKADTTTPSASSITCSEASSCVKEPKVLKLFSRRGSGRPIKPPCKDLPESPPQHQVSRRNKLSERLKYCCAILKEMFAKKHAAYAWPFYKPVDAEALGLRDYHEIILQPMDLSTIRKKMETREYTDALQFAADMRLMFSNCYKYNPPAHEVVTMARKLQDVFESCFSKIPDEPRNQSPIPGLNRARKEKIDRAVSPSSSDSSGSESSSPSDNSSDSEEGEEERALRLANLEEQLKAVREQLQLLTQTPLLKPKKKEKSKKKRKKERESKRKGEEMKKPAKIQRRSNSSKSSGRNKESRAYDSEEEMNALPMSYEEKRRLSLDINKLPGDKLGKVVHIIKAREPLLRDTDPEEIEIDFEMLKPSTLRALECYVISCLRKKPKETDRKKPQKKSKNKETEKELQNMTGEPISNKKAKIEAEGEFKDMTRPTRLSDSSSSSSSDSSSSDTSSSDSCDSDSEKKTKRKQSKAPGHANKIKNKALQQAASAGVKDPSLDVTCQSHPVSETDSKDLFALHAKQLTEDAITAIPGVPPLLSPLTSPPAVMPVIGSLPTSSSQFEHCRLLSPLQESPLTNMKDEQGCLETLEEPSFQLHKISGAKHDGSELCKSIQDAKSNMPKKDFVLKNADSWTSLGKMATQIPCTIKSSKESFQQFRKVAIEKEERERARKLQLEVGREKSSTDKSSLMQQQKTKLDCQPSKPEVELAELPLMAILDTPKDPEPCTLQQNSVDREREMARKREQERRRREAMSGIIDMTMQSDIMATFEKNLI; encoded by the exons GGTGATTAAGGCGCTGTGGAGACATCACTTCTCCTGGCCCTTTAGACAGCCTGTGGATGCGGTCAGACTTAATTTACCA gACTATTATTCAATCATCAAGAACCCAATGGACTTGAGCACCATTAAAAAGCGTCTTGAGAACAATTATTACTGGAAGGCAATGGAGTGTGTTGAAGACTTCAACACCATGTTCACAAACTGTTATGTGTACAATCGG ccaGGAGATGACATTGTTCTGATGGCACAAGCTCTTGAGAAGCATTTCCTAGATAAGGTGTCACAGATGCCTCAGGATGAGTGTGAAATCTCTGCTCTGACCAGTAAAGCTCCAGTTAAAGCAGGGAGGAAGCCAGCAG GGCTAAAGATGAGGCCACAGTCTCCAGTGTCTGAGGTTGTCTTCCAGCAGACGGTGACTGTTATCCCTCCTGATGCGCTCCACACAATTCCCTCTGCCCCTCTGTCTGCTCAGCTCACAGCTAAA TTAAAAAATGGTGTGAAAAGGAAAGCGGACACTACAACCCCTTCTGCATCTTCCATCACTTGCTCTGAGGCATCCTCTTGCGTAAAAGAACCAAAAGTCCTTAAGTTATTCTCCAGGCGAGGCAGCGGTCGACCCATCAAACCCCCCTGTAAAGACCTTCCTGAGTCCCCACCACAGCATCAGGTGAGCAGAAGGAACAAACTCTCAGAGAGACTCAAATACTGCTGTGCCATCCTGAAAGAGATGTTTGCCAAAAAGCATGCAGCTTACGCCTGGCCCTTTTATAAGCCTGTGGATGCTGAGGCACTGGGCCTTCGCGATTATCATGAAATCATTCTCCAGCCCATGGATCTAAGTACCATCAGA AAAAAGATGGAAACTCGAGAATACACCGATGCATTACAATTCGCTGCAGACATGCGGCTTATGTTCTCAAACTGCTACAAATACAATCCACCTGCCCATGAGGTAGTGACGATGGCCAGGAAACTCCag GATGTTTTTGAGTCGTGTTTCTCGAAGATCCCCGATGAGCCGAGGAATCAATCCCCAATTCCTGGTCTGAACAGAGCGAGGAAAGAGAAAATAGATAGAGCGGTCAGTCCATCCAGCTCTGATAGCAGCGGCAGTGAATCGTCCTCTCCATCAGACAACTCATCAGACTCAGAGGAGGGTGAAGAAGAGAGGGCTCTGAGACTCGCCAACCTGGAGGAACAG CTGAAAGCAGTGCGGGAGCAGCTGCAGTTACTGACGCAAACACCCCTCCTAAAACCAAAGAAAAAAGAGAAGTCCAAGAAGAAGAGAAAGAAGGAGAGGGAGTCCAAGCGAAAAGGTGAAGAAATGAAGAAACCAGCAAAAATACAGAGGAGGTCCAACAGCAGCAAGTCATCAgg ACGGAACAAGGAGAGCAGAGCATATGACTCTGAGGAAGAGATGAATGCTTTGCCCATGTCTTATGAGGAGAAACGGCGACTGAGTCTGGACATTAACAAGCTTCCTGGAGATAAACTTGGCAAAGTAGTGCACATCATCAAGGCAAGAGAGCCCCTGCTTAGGGACACAGACCCTGAGGAGATCGAGATCGACTTTGAGATGCTCAAACCTTCAACGCTTCGAGCTCTTGAGTGCTATGTCATTAGTTGCCTTCGGAAGAAACCAAAAGAAACAGACC gaaaaaAGCCACAAAAGAAGTCTAAAAACAAGGAAACAGAGAAAGAACTACAAAACATGACTGGTGAACCAATCTCCAATAAAAAGGCCAAga TTGAAGCAGAGGGTGAGTTTAAAGACATGACTCGTCCGACGCGCTTGAGTGACAGCAGCAGCTCGTCCAGCTCTGACAGCAGTAGTAGTGACACTAGCTCTTCTGATAGCTGTGACTCTGATTCAG AAAAGAAAACTAAGAGGAAACAAAGCAAAGCCCCTGGCCATGccaacaaaattaaaaacaag GCACTGCAGCAGGCAGCTTCTGCTGGGGTAAAGGACCCTTCACTTGACGTGACATGCCAGTCTCATCCAGTCTCCGAGACAGACTCTAAAGACCTGTTTGCATTACATGCAAAGCAGCTCACAGAGGATGCCATCACAGCAATCCCAG GTGTTCCTCCTCTTCTATCACCACTGACCTCACCTCCTGCAGTCATGCCTGTCATAGGATCACTGCCTACCTCCAGCTCTCAATTTGAG CATTGTAGATTGTTGTCACCTCTGCAGGAGAGTCCATTAACTAATATGAAGGATGAGCAGGGCTGCCTAGAAACACTGGAAGAGCCCTCCTTTCAGCTGCACAAAATATCTG GAGCTAAACACGATGGCAGTGAACTATGCAAGTCCATTCAAGATGCCAAATCCAACATGCCTAAAAAG gattTTGTCCTGAAGAATGCAGACTCCTGGACAAGTCTGGGTAAGATGGCTACTCAAATTCCTTGCACCATTAAGTCATCCAAGGAGAGTTTTCAGCAGTTCCGTAAGGTTGCCATTGAGAAAGAAGAACGTGAGAGAGCTCGTAAGCTGCAGTTGGAGGTTGGCCGAGAAAAGAGCAGCACAGACAAAAGCAG TCTGATGCAGCAGCAAAAGACCAAGCTGGACTGCCAGCCTTCAAAGCCAGAAGTGGAGTTAGCAGAGCTGCCTCTGATGGCTATCTTGGATACCCCCAAAGACCCTGAGCCCTGCACTCTTCAGCAGAATTCTGTGGACCGAGAACGAGAGATGGCTCGCAAAAGAGAGCAGGAGCGCCGCAGGAGGGAGGCT ATGTCAGGAATCATTGACATGACCATGCAGAGTGACATAATGGCGACCTTTGAGAAGAACTTGATCTAA